The following proteins come from a genomic window of Thermoflexus sp.:
- a CDS encoding Rab family GTPase has protein sequence MAPRRRILLVIETADLARYAGFLESAASRWEILALSPSEALAQPIQEEPPDAVLVAVEGVPEGWLESWKRTEPRPLLIQLSAQVSAPRRAPAGPWDWILPAVSPASDLEAMLPFPSGEQRPTIAVRKVLLVGEATVGKTSLAAFYLQRAFDPRRHMTIGVDIHICPVEVEGMAVRLVVWDVGGQRRFAALRDLFYRGAAAGALVFDLSNRLSFYQLLRWWQELRSHLGSIPVLLVGNKADLPREISRWEAESLARAWGTPYFETSCVTGVGVLEFFQALAAAALKGASPAEPG, from the coding sequence ATGGCTCCCCGTCGGCGGATCCTTCTGGTGATCGAGACAGCGGACCTGGCCCGCTACGCGGGGTTCCTGGAGTCCGCCGCGTCGCGCTGGGAGATCCTGGCTCTTTCCCCGAGCGAGGCCCTCGCCCAGCCGATTCAGGAGGAGCCTCCGGACGCCGTCCTGGTCGCTGTGGAGGGCGTTCCGGAGGGATGGCTGGAGAGCTGGAAGCGGACAGAGCCGCGCCCCCTCCTGATCCAGCTGAGCGCCCAGGTTTCCGCCCCCCGCAGGGCCCCCGCAGGGCCCTGGGATTGGATCCTCCCAGCGGTTTCCCCGGCATCGGATCTGGAGGCGATGCTCCCCTTTCCATCAGGGGAGCAGAGGCCGACGATCGCCGTGCGGAAGGTCTTGCTCGTCGGGGAGGCGACCGTCGGCAAGACTTCCCTGGCGGCCTTTTATCTGCAGCGAGCCTTCGACCCCCGCCGTCATATGACCATCGGGGTGGACATCCATATCTGCCCGGTGGAGGTCGAGGGGATGGCCGTGCGCCTGGTGGTGTGGGATGTCGGGGGGCAGCGGCGTTTTGCCGCCCTCCGGGATCTTTTTTATCGGGGTGCCGCGGCCGGGGCCCTGGTTTTCGATCTGAGCAACCGCCTCTCCTTTTACCAGCTTCTAAGATGGTGGCAGGAGCTCCGGAGCCACCTCGGGTCCATCCCCGTTCTCCTGGTGGGCAACAAAGCGGATCTGCCCCGGGAGATCTCCCGCTGGGAAGCGGAATCCCTCGCCCGGGCATGGGGCACGCCGTATTTTGAGACCTCCTGCGTGACCGGTGTGGGGGTCCTGGAATTCTTTCAGGCCCTGGCGGCCGCTGCCTTGAAAGGGGCCTCGCCAGCGGAGCCAGGTTAA
- a CDS encoding roadblock/LC7 domain-containing protein, translating to MAFEELLQEVNTIPGVEGAFLLHEEGAVQGNTLPARYSAETLTAAARIITRTFSALEASRRRVPEVELCFVGGRLILRRIPGGILGVCCARSINRPLLDLALQPVIRSLSAALKEQPTAPRKPRASRTGALRLSTLIQDLVNEGLRLVETARTRGIPIRLLGSVGIAYHAPSAARYLPTPSYPGLELAASSRHGKALAVFMEEQGYEPFARFNAFYGTRRLHFRKPETGWPVDVFLDAYEMYHRMEFAAALSREEIALPPTWLLLSRLQAVEAGEAELLEIAVMLLDHEVVEGEQPEAVDLRVIAGLCAEDWGWYRTVTMNLERTARQIEGWEEPARGRVRERLERLRQAIETAPKSLGWQIRARLGDAVRWYQAPIRPEEGPRPDMAIG from the coding sequence ATGGCCTTCGAAGAGCTGTTGCAGGAGGTGAATACCATTCCAGGGGTGGAGGGGGCCTTCCTGCTTCACGAAGAAGGGGCCGTTCAGGGGAATACGCTCCCCGCGCGTTACTCTGCGGAGACCCTGACGGCGGCGGCGCGGATTATCACTCGAACCTTCAGCGCTCTGGAGGCCTCCCGCCGGCGAGTGCCCGAGGTGGAATTGTGCTTCGTCGGAGGACGTCTCATCCTTCGGCGGATCCCCGGAGGGATCTTAGGCGTTTGCTGTGCCCGCTCGATCAACCGGCCTTTGCTCGATCTCGCCCTCCAGCCGGTGATCCGATCGCTGAGCGCCGCCTTGAAGGAGCAACCGACAGCTCCCCGTAAACCCCGCGCATCCCGGACGGGCGCCCTCCGGCTTTCCACCCTGATCCAGGATCTCGTGAACGAGGGGCTCCGCCTGGTCGAGACGGCGCGGACCCGGGGGATCCCCATTCGATTGCTGGGGAGCGTGGGGATCGCTTATCACGCCCCGTCCGCGGCCCGTTACCTGCCGACGCCCTCCTATCCGGGATTGGAGCTCGCTGCCTCCTCCCGGCATGGGAAGGCCCTGGCGGTTTTTATGGAAGAGCAGGGATATGAACCGTTTGCTCGCTTCAACGCGTTCTACGGGACCCGACGCCTTCATTTCCGCAAGCCGGAGACCGGCTGGCCTGTCGACGTGTTCCTGGATGCCTATGAGATGTATCACCGAATGGAGTTCGCAGCGGCGCTCAGCCGTGAGGAGATCGCCCTGCCACCCACCTGGCTCCTCCTTTCCCGCCTCCAGGCAGTGGAGGCCGGAGAAGCCGAGCTGCTGGAGATCGCGGTCATGCTGCTGGACCATGAGGTGGTGGAGGGAGAGCAACCGGAAGCGGTGGATCTGCGGGTGATCGCTGGGCTTTGTGCAGAGGATTGGGGGTGGTATCGGACGGTTACCATGAACCTGGAGCGGACGGCCCGGCAGATCGAGGGGTGGGAGGAGCCGGCGCGGGGGCGCGTTCGCGAACGCCTGGAGCGCTTGCGGCAGGCCATTGAGACAGCCCCTAAAAGCCTGGGCTGGCAGATACGCGCTCGCCTGGGGGACGCGGTGCGCTGGTATCAGGCCCCCATTCGGCCGGAGGAAGGACCGCGTCCGGATATGGCCATCGGATGA
- a CDS encoding DUF4388 domain-containing protein, giving the protein MATTGSLREIPLAALIETGCRSRASARLQLRHGEWEGEIYFSDGEIVHAVCGDLKGEPALWRLLGWTEGQFTLEDEVRSPERTLYRPWQELLLEGMRRAARSADAASAAIPSPSEWIARLRSIEGVLGAVICSPDGVVMAAEVPEGKGEVEGAITVYLSAAAAAIADLLPMGAFEHAVVSESQRRLLILPRSPFMIGLVLSPQASPALVLSEALARLA; this is encoded by the coding sequence ATGGCAACCACCGGGAGCTTGCGGGAGATCCCGCTGGCCGCGCTGATCGAAACCGGATGCCGGTCTCGCGCATCCGCGCGACTTCAGCTCCGGCATGGCGAATGGGAGGGCGAGATCTATTTCTCCGATGGTGAGATCGTCCATGCGGTTTGCGGGGATCTCAAAGGGGAACCCGCGTTGTGGCGATTGCTGGGATGGACGGAGGGGCAGTTCACGCTGGAAGATGAGGTCCGCAGCCCCGAGCGCACTCTGTATCGTCCCTGGCAGGAACTCTTGCTGGAGGGCATGCGCCGGGCCGCTCGTTCCGCGGATGCGGCCAGCGCGGCGATTCCTTCCCCCTCGGAATGGATCGCTCGCCTCCGTTCGATCGAAGGAGTCCTCGGCGCGGTGATCTGTAGCCCGGATGGGGTGGTGATGGCCGCGGAGGTTCCAGAGGGGAAAGGGGAGGTGGAAGGGGCGATTACGGTCTATCTATCGGCGGCGGCGGCGGCCATAGCGGATCTTCTCCCCATGGGCGCTTTCGAACATGCAGTGGTCTCGGAGTCCCAGCGGCGGCTTCTGATCCTCCCGCGTTCGCCGTTCATGATCGGCCTGGTGCTCTCCCCCCAGGCCTCGCCGGCCCTGGTCCTCTCCGAGGCGCTGGCCCGCCTGGCCTGA
- a CDS encoding helix-turn-helix domain-containing protein, with protein MLKPPAQKEKLWNTMGCRRFAWSGGEPVPSFPSAPGLRVRLPRARGRQPGGPGCPCPSPIGEGPCPDGRPWRKVYYN; from the coding sequence ATTTTAAAACCGCCTGCTCAAAAAGAAAAGTTGTGGAACACGATGGGCTGTCGGCGCTTTGCGTGGTCTGGCGGAGAACCGGTTCCCTCTTTCCCATCAGCCCCGGGGCTGCGGGTTCGTCTTCCCCGAGCGCGGGGAAGGCAGCCGGGAGGCCCTGGGTGCCCCTGCCCCTCCCCAATCGGAGAGGGGCCGTGCCCGGATGGCCGCCCCTGGCGCAAGGTTTACTACAATTAG
- a CDS encoding creatininase family protein, whose protein sequence is MNLQRYELLSGEEARRILEARRLAILPIGAIEAHGPHLPVGTDNLLAQAIAERVAEQVGGVLLPLIPYGQVWSLQDFPGSLSISSETLVSLLVDLGLSLQRQGAALVAVINGHIGNGAALQAAARRLYQLKGPVMYVFTYPGIGEAASRICSSRPMPGGYFHADEIETSLVLHIAPEQVRRDRMIREEPQLPPDFLYRPVPWTEITRTGILGDPTLATAEKGESLLEAIVEQIVSVLRFALQRLG, encoded by the coding sequence ATGAACCTGCAGCGATACGAACTTCTCAGCGGGGAAGAAGCGCGGCGGATTCTGGAGGCGCGCCGTCTGGCGATCCTCCCCATTGGGGCCATCGAAGCCCACGGACCCCATCTCCCGGTCGGCACCGATAACCTGCTGGCCCAGGCGATCGCCGAACGGGTAGCGGAACAGGTGGGAGGCGTGCTGTTGCCCCTGATCCCCTACGGTCAGGTCTGGTCCCTTCAGGATTTCCCCGGATCTCTCTCCATCTCCAGCGAGACTCTGGTCAGCCTTCTGGTGGATCTGGGGCTGAGCCTTCAACGGCAGGGAGCGGCGCTGGTGGCGGTGATCAACGGCCACATCGGCAACGGGGCTGCTCTCCAGGCCGCCGCCCGCCGTCTCTACCAGCTGAAGGGCCCAGTAATGTATGTCTTCACCTATCCCGGGATCGGCGAGGCCGCTTCGCGGATCTGTTCCTCCCGACCCATGCCCGGCGGCTACTTCCACGCCGACGAAATCGAGACCTCCCTGGTTCTGCATATCGCCCCTGAGCAAGTGCGTCGGGATCGGATGATCCGCGAGGAGCCTCAGCTCCCCCCCGACTTTCTCTACCGCCCGGTTCCCTGGACGGAGATCACCCGCACCGGCATCCTCGGCGATCCCACCCTAGCCACTGCGGAGAAAGGGGAGTCCCTCCTCGAGGCCATCGTGGAGCAGATCGTATCCGTCCTCCGCTTCGCCCTGCAGCGACTTGGATGA
- a CDS encoding PTS transporter subunit IIC, which produces METLRAILEFIQKFMQEPSLFLGLIALLGFLLLRERVERTISGTLKTAIGLLILLAGVNLMVQALLPLGELAGKTLGLPPVQIQIGTQKIISELGIQIGLVMLFAFLINVLLTRFLGGLGFKYIYLTGHLIFWNAVIFVSAFRYALGLEGAALVIVASLFTGLYQTIQPWYTHRFDLFVNEGSGFVLGHSSSLTVLVTAWLARLFSRGGKQRIGDMEALRFPRALEWLREPMLLMAATFLVVYLIMAALNVSFVVEAAAKAGKHPIIWVLLQALNFAAGFAILIMGVRMIIAELIPSFKGIAERIVPGAIPALDCPLFFPYGQVSMAYGGLIGMLTMVLVSLLFAGARYPFFIFAPTMSVWFHGATAGVYGNKYWGIPGAILGGVVAGVLMGVGQALMWPVLGFAIGDFFSWASDTDYVLWPLLIALIGRILGR; this is translated from the coding sequence ATGGAGACCTTGCGCGCTATTCTGGAATTTATCCAGAAGTTCATGCAGGAGCCGTCCCTGTTCCTGGGGCTGATCGCCCTGCTGGGCTTCCTCCTGCTTCGGGAACGGGTCGAGCGCACGATCTCCGGAACCCTCAAGACGGCCATCGGGTTGCTGATCCTCCTGGCAGGGGTCAACCTGATGGTCCAGGCGCTGCTCCCGCTCGGGGAGCTGGCCGGGAAAACCCTGGGCCTGCCGCCGGTCCAGATCCAGATCGGGACCCAGAAGATCATCAGCGAGCTCGGGATCCAGATCGGCCTGGTCATGCTCTTCGCCTTCCTCATCAACGTGCTCCTCACGCGGTTCCTCGGCGGCCTGGGGTTTAAGTACATCTATCTCACCGGCCATCTCATCTTCTGGAACGCGGTGATCTTCGTTTCCGCTTTCCGGTATGCCCTGGGGCTGGAGGGGGCCGCTCTGGTGATTGTGGCCAGCCTGTTCACCGGCCTTTATCAGACGATCCAGCCCTGGTATACCCATCGCTTTGATCTCTTCGTGAATGAGGGCAGCGGGTTCGTCCTGGGCCACTCTTCCTCCCTGACCGTGCTGGTTACGGCATGGCTGGCGCGCCTGTTTTCACGGGGAGGGAAGCAGCGCATAGGGGACATGGAGGCCCTCCGCTTCCCGCGAGCGCTTGAATGGTTGCGGGAGCCCATGTTGCTGATGGCGGCCACCTTCCTGGTGGTTTATCTTATCATGGCCGCTCTGAACGTGAGCTTCGTAGTGGAGGCGGCCGCCAAAGCGGGCAAGCATCCCATCATCTGGGTCCTGCTGCAGGCGTTGAACTTCGCCGCCGGCTTCGCTATCCTGATCATGGGCGTGCGGATGATCATCGCCGAGCTGATCCCCTCCTTCAAGGGCATCGCCGAGCGCATCGTCCCCGGGGCCATCCCCGCCCTGGACTGCCCGCTCTTCTTCCCTTACGGTCAGGTCTCCATGGCTTACGGAGGCCTGATCGGGATGCTGACCATGGTCCTGGTTTCCCTTCTTTTCGCAGGAGCCCGCTATCCGTTCTTCATCTTCGCCCCCACGATGTCGGTGTGGTTCCATGGGGCCACCGCCGGCGTGTATGGGAATAAATACTGGGGGATCCCGGGCGCCATCCTGGGCGGCGTGGTCGCCGGGGTGCTGATGGGCGTGGGCCAGGCGCTGATGTGGCCGGTGCTGGGGTTCGCCATCGGCGATTTCTTCAGCTGGGCCTCGGACACAGACTATGTGCTCTGGCCTCTGCTGATCGCCCTCATTGGTCGCATCCTGGGACGCTGA
- a CDS encoding PTS sugar transporter subunit IIA yields MDFLEALDGRIRILERVGEWAEAVRISGELLAADGLVAPSYVEHMIQTCQELGPYIAIAPGVAIPHARPEDGAKGLGLSLVVVREGVWFGSHNDPVRVLIAFATPDRSAHIDLLRQLANLLARAGDLTQAAARLGTPEEWKEYLRSILQDSP; encoded by the coding sequence TTGGATTTCCTGGAGGCCCTGGACGGGCGCATCCGTATTCTGGAGCGTGTGGGCGAATGGGCGGAGGCGGTCCGGATCAGCGGGGAGCTCCTGGCTGCCGATGGCCTGGTGGCTCCTTCGTATGTGGAGCATATGATCCAAACCTGCCAGGAGCTCGGCCCATACATCGCTATCGCTCCCGGCGTAGCCATTCCCCACGCCCGCCCGGAGGATGGGGCGAAGGGCCTGGGTCTTTCCTTGGTGGTCGTTCGGGAGGGGGTCTGGTTCGGCTCCCATAATGATCCCGTTCGCGTTCTGATCGCCTTCGCCACTCCGGATCGATCGGCGCACATCGATTTGCTGCGTCAGCTGGCGAACCTGCTGGCGCGGGCCGGCGATCTCACGCAAGCGGCTGCGCGCCTGGGCACCCCCGAGGAGTGGAAGGAGTATTTGCGTTCCATCCTTCAGGATTCCCCATAG
- a CDS encoding PTS sugar transporter subunit IIB, translated as MSGKPPIRVVAACGLGTGTALYLKMTVEEILRKAGIPAVVETADATLAPTITADIIVTGPDLAEMFRQRARAREIVAVTNYGNKAEIQEKLLAAVRRLEG; from the coding sequence GTGAGCGGGAAGCCACCGATTCGGGTCGTGGCGGCTTGCGGGCTGGGGACCGGGACAGCCCTCTACCTGAAGATGACGGTGGAGGAGATCCTCAGGAAGGCGGGCATCCCCGCGGTGGTGGAGACGGCGGATGCAACCCTCGCGCCCACGATCACCGCCGACATCATCGTCACCGGTCCGGATCTGGCAGAGATGTTCCGCCAGCGGGCCCGGGCGCGGGAGATCGTAGCGGTTACGAACTACGGGAACAAGGCCGAGATCCAGGAGAAGCTGTTGGCCGCTGTGCGGCGGCTGGAGGGATAA